TTTAGAAATGCCAGTACATCAGAGCGGAATTTAACTTGGTTGATACCGAGTTTACGACGTGCTTGTTCTAGGAAGAAGCCTGCTAGCAAGCTGATATCGTCACCTCGGTCTTTCAGAGCTGGCACTGCGATAGGGTACACACTCAGTCGGTGGTATAAATCAGCTCTGAATCGACCGTCTTCAACTTCTTGCTTTAAGTCTCGGTTGGTTGCAGCTAAAACACGAACATCAATAGTTTGAATGTTGTCTTGGCCTACAGGTTGAATTTCGTTGTTTTGCAGTGCACGCAATAGCTTACTTTGTGCAGCCAAAGGCAACTCACCAATTTCATCTAAGAATAGTGTGCCGCCATCGGCTAAAGCAAATTTACCTAAGCGGTTTTTGTCTGCACCAGTAAACGCGCCACGAACGTGACCAAATAGTTCACTCTCTACCAAGTTCTCAGGAATAGCAGCACAGTTGACGTAGACCAACGGATTACGTTTACGCTGGGATTGGTGGTGCAGGGTACGAGCAACGAGCTCTTTACCAACACCAGTATCACCATGAATCAGAATATTAAATTCAGAGGGTGCGACAACCGCGATATCGTTTTTAAGCGCGACCATGGTGTCACTATTACCAATCAATTCGCCGCCGTCACGTTCCCACGCTTCAACATTCAACTCTTCCAGTAATTGCTTTGACTGTTTTGCTTGATGTTCAAGTTGCGAGAAAGTCATCGCCATTTGCATCGTAGAGGCAGCAATAGCAGCGAGAACTTCTAGGTTCCGAGCAGGAATATTCGCGAAGACATCAGGTTTTAGGCTGTCGAGGGTTAGTACCCCTAACAATTTGTCACCAAATAGAAGAGGCAAACCCATACAGGCATGCATGGGCAAATCGCCATCGTGGTCGATCAGTAAGCCATCGAAAGGATCAGGCAATGAGCTATCCGCATCAAAACGAACTGGAGAACGCGAACCACAAATCGCATCAAAACGCGGATGTTCTGAAATAATAAAGCGGCGACCGAATGTATCTCGACTGAGCCCTTGCATTGCGATGGGTACTAGCGTGTCACCTTGAAGGCTTAAAAGTGCGACACAATCACACGTTATGGTTTTACGAATGGCATCGATTAAGCGATTAAAACGGTCTTGATCGTTCACACCGCTGGCTAAACCAATGGTCATTTCCATGAGAGTGGATGCTGAGATATCTTGCATAAAGGGCTCATACTGTTTGTATTTTTATACATGGTAGAGTCTTTATGACATAAAAAAAAGGTCTTTTTGACTAAAGTTTGAAGAGGTTTTTTGAAGGAATGCTAGGCACAACAAGCTTTCGCATGTTGGCACCGTTTGTGCAATGTGTCCATTGCGTGTTGTCTATATGACTGAATATCTGACCCATCATTGATTTGAATCAATTAATGCGAATTTATCAGTCCACGTAATTCTCATAAAAATAGTAGCCAAAGAGCTCATTGAGAAAGAATTAATATAAAGTCATCTTTAAATAAAATTAGTCAATTTGACATGAAAGGTCAAAAGACTAAGTGTTCGGAGTAAATCAATGCTAAACAATCTACATATCAACATCATCAAATCGACGATTCCTCTTTTAGAAAGCGCAGGCCCTGCTTTAACTCAACACTTCTATCAACGCATGTTCACGCATAACCCTGAATTGAAAGATATCTTCAATATGACTCACCAAAGAACAGGTCGCCAAGGTGTCGCACTGTTTGAAGCTATCGCGGCTTATGCAAAGAACATCGAAAATCTAGCAGCGTTAACCTCAGCGGTTGAGCGTATTGCACAGAAACACACAAGCTTTAATATTCAACCAGACCATTACCAAATCGTTGGTCTTCACCTAATTGAAACACTGCGTGAATTAGCTGCTGATGCATTCACCCCAGAAGTAGAAGAAGCGTGGACTGCGGCTTACCTATTCTTAGCGCAAGTATTCATCGACCGTGAAGCTGAACTTTACCTACAGCGCAAGCAAGCTGTTGGTGGTTGGGAAGCTGCACGTGCATTCGTAATTGCAGATAAAATTGAAGAATCAGCATTAGTAACAAGCTTCATCCTACAACCAAAAGATGGCGGTGACGTTCTGGATTATACGCCAGGACAATATATTGGTATCGAAGTGAAACCTGAAGGTGCTCAGTACAGCGAGATCCGTCAATACTCACTATCAGACAAGCCAAACGGCAAGCAGTACCGAATTTCTGTGAAACGTGAAGGCCAAGGTCAAGAAACTCAAGGCGTAGTATCTAATCACATGCACGATACTGTTGCTGTCGGTGATGAAGTTAGCCTATATGCCCCAGCGGGTGACTTCATGTATCAAGAGCGTAGCAAGCCAGTAACGCTTATCTCTGCAGGTGTGGGTGTAACACCAATGCAATCAATGCTTGAGTTCTTAAACAACCAGCAGAAAAACGAACCTGTACTGTACCTTCACGCTTGTGAAAACGTAGGTCAACACTCTTTCACGACTCGCGTTAAAGATATTGTTGCCGATAAAGGTTGGGAAGCGAAAACGTGGTACATGAACAAAGGCGAGTCTGCGTGTGAGAACACACATGAAGGTCAAATGGATCTAGCGTCTATCTCCGATACTAAAGGCTTTGAAGAGAGTGATTTCTATATCTGTGGCCCTGTTGGTTTCATGAAAAACATCGTAGAGCAGTTAGACGCACTTAAAGTAGATCGCTCACGCGTACACTACGAAGTCTTTGGCCCTCACGCTAATTTCTAATAGCTATCGCTAGTTCTATTAACACTCGCCTGAACTATTGACACCTTGCCTATTCAAAGGCCTCACATTGTGAGGCCTTTTTTCGTTTGGTTTGTCCAGCGAGAGACAATTGGAGATTGGAGTAGGGGGTGATCAGGGTAAGATCTTCTGGTGTTCGTTTTAAGAACGCTTAACCTTTTTGGACATGTAATCAGAATCAAAAAACTCAGGCCAGTACATTTTCACATAACCGCCTGCCACCCAAATCACTAGGATGGTCGCGATGGTTAATTCAAAGAAGCCGAATTTATGCAGCCAATACCATTGTGGGTATTCAGCACCGAAAAATGTGGTTAAGCGGTGCATCGCAATGGCGCTGATCACGGACGGGAAGGTGACGGCTGCAATCGAAGGTTGGAACTTAAGACGCATTAGACGGATGTAACATAAGTAAATCAATAGAGTCATGGTGATAGCAATGCCAGCCAATGCTCCTGTCAGAATCGGATCTGGGTTGTCGAAGTTCACCAAGTAAGCGGCTAAAGATAAGTTAACCGGAGCCGCCATGATTGCGAGTGTTGGTCTTGCTCGACGTGGCAGGTTTCCTTCGAATACCAAGCGGTACAACACCACTGGCAGCATTAGGAAATAGATACCGATACAAGTGGCCGCCAGTGTCTCTGAAAAAACGGTGTGTCCAAACTGTGTACCTGCTAAGGAACTGCTGATTAACCCCACGGGATACAGGAACCAACTCGGCACAATGTTCGACATTTTGAAATTGAGG
The nucleotide sequence above comes from Vibrio atlanticus. Encoded proteins:
- a CDS encoding TDT family transporter, whose translation is MNWRRLTQVKNVPPSQASLALGVIGLGQAWALYLPGVGEIIRPYLAAFGALLLLPVLLRYLTSFNTFINDIRHPLSGSLMAPMSMALLILCDYLAEISPVIAYPVWFCALLLHFTMMVLFFSFQILNFKMSNIVPSWFLYPVGLISSSLAGTQFGHTVFSETLAATCIGIYFLMLPVVLYRLVFEGNLPRRARPTLAIMAAPVNLSLAAYLVNFDNPDPILTGALAGIAITMTLLIYLCYIRLMRLKFQPSIAAVTFPSVISAIAMHRLTTFFGAEYPQWYWLHKFGFFELTIATILVIWVAGGYVKMYWPEFFDSDYMSKKVKRS
- the hmpA gene encoding NO-inducible flavohemoprotein, whose translation is MLNNLHINIIKSTIPLLESAGPALTQHFYQRMFTHNPELKDIFNMTHQRTGRQGVALFEAIAAYAKNIENLAALTSAVERIAQKHTSFNIQPDHYQIVGLHLIETLRELAADAFTPEVEEAWTAAYLFLAQVFIDREAELYLQRKQAVGGWEAARAFVIADKIEESALVTSFILQPKDGGDVLDYTPGQYIGIEVKPEGAQYSEIRQYSLSDKPNGKQYRISVKREGQGQETQGVVSNHMHDTVAVGDEVSLYAPAGDFMYQERSKPVTLISAGVGVTPMQSMLEFLNNQQKNEPVLYLHACENVGQHSFTTRVKDIVADKGWEAKTWYMNKGESACENTHEGQMDLASISDTKGFEESDFYICGPVGFMKNIVEQLDALKVDRSRVHYEVFGPHANF
- the norR gene encoding nitric oxide reductase transcriptional regulator NorR: MQDISASTLMEMTIGLASGVNDQDRFNRLIDAIRKTITCDCVALLSLQGDTLVPIAMQGLSRDTFGRRFIISEHPRFDAICGSRSPVRFDADSSLPDPFDGLLIDHDGDLPMHACMGLPLLFGDKLLGVLTLDSLKPDVFANIPARNLEVLAAIAASTMQMAMTFSQLEHQAKQSKQLLEELNVEAWERDGGELIGNSDTMVALKNDIAVVAPSEFNILIHGDTGVGKELVARTLHHQSQRKRNPLVYVNCAAIPENLVESELFGHVRGAFTGADKNRLGKFALADGGTLFLDEIGELPLAAQSKLLRALQNNEIQPVGQDNIQTIDVRVLAATNRDLKQEVEDGRFRADLYHRLSVYPIAVPALKDRGDDISLLAGFFLEQARRKLGINQVKFRSDVLAFLNRYGWPGNVRELEHVISRSALKALARSTNKNLVTITKEDCGPLDQDQPIATTQVKNTPLSTPTIDLSAGLRGATDDFQRSIITEVLEDANFNWAQAGRVLKTDRANLTRLSKRLGLNVAKSHTIERTK